A stretch of Strix aluco isolate bStrAlu1 chromosome 16, bStrAlu1.hap1, whole genome shotgun sequence DNA encodes these proteins:
- the OLFML1 gene encoding olfactomedin-like protein 1 isoform X3, translated as MLNASCDHMLAGIKSLKIVKKTGDKHGSWMKDPGKKHTKIYLLNGSVNNVILEFANIMTFMEDNHTLKARRVTLPSPWEGTGHIIYQGFLFYHRYGSLNEIIKFNIQKRNITDQMLLPGAGRIPAYQLSPSTKIDLAIDEQGLWAIHAEPETEGNIVITKINHITMAVEHTWDTSCNSKDAEAAFMACNTLYVVYNFASGGTSRIQCVYDVLDAVNTYEIPVLHFPKRQGSHSTIHYNPKEKQLFAWGDGSQIIYKLLTKQKV; from the coding sequence GTTGTGACCACATGCTTGCAGGTATTAAGTCCCTAAAGATAGTTAAGAAGACTGGAGATAAGCATGGCTCTTGGATGAAAGATCCTGGCAAAAAGCATAcaaagatttatttattaaatggttctgtaaataatgttattttggaATTTGCAAATATCATGACATTCATGGAAGACAATCATACACTAAAAGCTCGCAGAGTCACCTTGCCATCTCCCTGGGAGGGAACTGGCCACATCATATATCAGGGTTTCTTGTTCTATCACAGATATGGCTCCTTAAATGAGATAATTAAATTCAATATccagaaaagaaatataactgACCAAATGCTACTGCCAGGGGCTGGAAGGATTCCTGCCTATCAGCTTTCTCCATCTACAAAAATAGATCTTGCCATTGATGAGCAAGGGCTCTGGGCAATCCATGCAGAACCAGAGACTGAAGGAAACATTGTAATTACTAAAATCAACCACATAACCATGGCAGTAGAGCATACTTGGGACACATCATGCAACAGCAAGGATGCTGAGGCAGCTTTCATGGCATGCAACACACTCTATGTTGTCTACAACTTTGCTAGTGGAGGCACCTCTCGCATACAATGTGTTTATGACGTTTTGGATGCTGTAAATACTTATGAAATCCCAGTATTGCATTTTCCAAAACGTCAGGGTAGCCATTCCACTATACATTACAATCCCAAAGAAAAGCAACTCTTTGCTTGGGGTGATGGATCTCAGATCATTTACAAGCTTCTCACAAAGCAAAAAGTTTAG